One genomic window of Desulfotomaculum sp. includes the following:
- a CDS encoding integration host factor subunit alpha → MNKAELIAQVAEKSDLTKKDAERAVSALIEAVEEALVRGDRVQLVGFGTFEIRERAARKGRNPQTGQEIDIAATRVPVFKAGKSLREVIS, encoded by the coding sequence ATGAACAAGGCAGAACTAATTGCACAGGTAGCCGAAAAATCGGATCTTACTAAAAAAGATGCAGAAAGGGCGGTTTCAGCCCTGATTGAAGCTGTCGAAGAAGCCCTGGTAAGGGGCGACAGGGTTCAGTTGGTAGGATTCGGGACGTTTGAGATCAGAGAGCGTGCTGCCCGTAAGGGCCGCAATCCCCAGACGGGGCAGGAAATTGATATCGCCGCTACCCGTGTACCTGTGTTTAAGGCCGGAAAATCATTAAGAGAAGTAATTTCCTAA
- a CDS encoding nucleoside triphosphate pyrophosphohydrolase produces the protein MFSASWEGQTPHKRNSRITIVGLGPGDPGQIPLMVWEALKQGERILLRTEEHPVVPWLKQQGIHFTAFDNLYEDGMNFQDVYRKIASSVLEQAGRGPVIYAVPGSPFVAEETVELIVQQAASLNLDVDVLPAMSALDAITAALGIDPLKGLLILDGSFLKGKIPRPNIGGIILQVYNRLVASDIKLLLMESYPPDYKVVIVRAAGVHDLQRIEEHPLYRIDRLDWIDHLTSIYLPPGPEIAKACYPMDQLVEIMEILRSEKGCPWDREQTHKTLRKYVLEESYEVVDAIEQEDVYKICEELGDLLLQIVFHSQLAREEGAFDLNDVITGIIKKMIERHPHVFGNVIVTDSAEVESNWEMIKNRERRIIPRDSILDGVPKYLPAILRAGDVQAKASKAGFDWTDYRGAMEKVKEELKELTLAIAENSPDEMEAEAGDLFFALTNLSRLLGVDAEVALSGTVNRFINRFHYIEEKARISNKEISEFSLDELDVWWEEAKKVEKNKKSRKYFLGGRNL, from the coding sequence ATGTTTTCGGCTTCTTGGGAGGGCCAAACACCGCACAAACGAAATTCCCGAATAACAATTGTAGGGTTGGGTCCCGGAGATCCGGGGCAAATTCCCCTGATGGTGTGGGAGGCCTTGAAGCAGGGTGAGCGGATACTCCTTCGTACAGAGGAGCATCCTGTTGTGCCGTGGTTAAAGCAGCAGGGGATACATTTCACCGCTTTTGATAACTTGTACGAAGATGGAATGAACTTTCAGGATGTTTATAGGAAAATAGCTTCCAGTGTGCTTGAGCAGGCCGGCCGGGGGCCTGTTATTTATGCGGTGCCGGGCAGCCCGTTTGTTGCGGAAGAAACAGTGGAGCTTATTGTTCAGCAAGCGGCCTCATTAAACCTGGACGTTGATGTTCTGCCGGCAATGAGCGCTCTCGACGCTATAACAGCAGCACTGGGCATTGATCCTTTAAAAGGGCTTCTTATCCTGGACGGCTCCTTTCTTAAAGGAAAAATTCCCCGGCCAAATATAGGAGGCATAATACTTCAGGTATACAACCGTCTTGTCGCCTCGGATATCAAGCTGCTTTTGATGGAAAGCTATCCGCCTGATTACAAGGTTGTTATTGTCAGGGCCGCAGGAGTTCATGATCTTCAAAGGATTGAAGAGCATCCTCTGTACAGGATAGACCGCCTTGACTGGATAGACCACCTGACCAGTATTTATCTGCCGCCCGGTCCCGAAATCGCAAAAGCCTGTTACCCCATGGACCAGCTTGTTGAGATAATGGAGATCCTGCGTTCCGAGAAAGGCTGCCCCTGGGACAGGGAGCAGACACATAAGACTTTGCGAAAATACGTCCTGGAGGAGTCATATGAGGTTGTTGACGCTATAGAGCAGGAAGATGTGTATAAAATATGTGAGGAACTGGGAGACTTATTACTGCAAATTGTTTTTCATTCCCAACTTGCCAGGGAAGAAGGCGCTTTCGATCTTAATGACGTAATTACCGGGATCATTAAGAAAATGATTGAAAGACATCCCCATGTATTTGGCAATGTTATAGTGACGGACAGCGCTGAAGTAGAATCTAACTGGGAAATGATTAAAAACAGGGAAAGAAGAATAATCCCCAGGGATTCAATTTTAGACGGTGTCCCCAAATACCTCCCGGCCATCTTACGGGCAGGTGATGTACAAGCCAAGGCGTCCAAAGCCGGATTTGACTGGACCGATTACCGCGGGGCAATGGAAAAGGTTAAGGAGGAACTGAAAGAACTGACCTTGGCCATTGCGGAAAACTCTCCTGATGAGATGGAAGCGGAAGCCGGAGACTTGTTTTTTGCCCTGACAAACCTCTCCCGCCTTCTTGGGGTTGATGCGGAGGTGGCCCTTTCCGGAACGGTAAACAGATTTATCAACCGCTTCCATTATATTGAAGAAAAAGCACGGATCAGCAACAAGGAGATTTCCGAATTTTCCCTGGATGAGTTGGACGTTTGGTGGGAAGAAGCAAAAAAGGTAGAAAAGAATAAAAAAAGTAGGAAATATTTTCTTGGCGGAAGGAACTTGTAA
- the spoVT gene encoding stage V sporulation protein T, whose protein sequence is MKATGIVRRIDDLGRVVIPKEIRRTLRIREGDPLEIFVDREGEVILKKYSPIGELGDFAKEYADSLYEALGHIACIADRDMIIAAAGAPKKEYLNKPIGPALEKAMEERRTVVINNPGEDPFCKECMIIDNGECKYSSEVIAPIICGGDPIGAVILASKEPEKRMGELELKLAETAAGFLAKQMEQ, encoded by the coding sequence GTGAAAGCAACTGGTATTGTTCGTCGTATTGATGATTTGGGGCGAGTGGTAATCCCGAAAGAGATCCGCAGAACCTTACGTATCCGTGAGGGCGATCCTTTGGAGATTTTTGTTGACAGAGAAGGCGAAGTAATCCTAAAAAAATATTCACCCATTGGAGAATTAGGGGATTTTGCCAAAGAATATGCCGACTCGCTTTATGAAGCTTTAGGGCATATTGCCTGCATTGCTGACCGGGATATGATAATTGCCGCTGCCGGCGCTCCTAAGAAGGAATATCTCAACAAGCCAATTGGCCCTGCTCTTGAAAAAGCCATGGAAGAACGCAGAACGGTGGTGATCAACAATCCCGGTGAGGATCCGTTTTGTAAAGAATGCATGATTATAGATAATGGTGAATGCAAGTATTCTTCCGAAGTAATCGCGCCGATTATTTGCGGGGGGGATCCTATCGGGGCTGTGATTCTGGCTTCAAAGGAGCCGGAAAAAAGAATGGGTGAACTGGAGCTGAAACTGGCCGAAACGGCAGCCGGGTTTTTAGCCAAACAAATGGAACAATAA